Proteins from one Neodiprion fabricii isolate iyNeoFabr1 chromosome 5, iyNeoFabr1.1, whole genome shotgun sequence genomic window:
- the LOC124183972 gene encoding protein sidekick isoform X1 yields the protein MEKLDWPNRRRSFHPQNLIKTGGSRRRASFRKLFAALSFICIAGGACATESLQEPRFITQPSSSGSILSEGRTKILQCQARGYPQPKYRWFKDGLPLNNELSSEPYYRILNTRREDAGTYYCVASNEVGSIFSERIAFSVAYMEVFEDLTERAVLVESGDAAVLNLPEIESHPIPEVIWLTSNGPLAYDIKYATTANQHTLLILSASESDMGYYRARAINTQLGKEENSPFFKLQVTGDPNKEIAPNIIVKPQDTQIVKDHPVTYLHCIANARPLHELETLWFKDGIPIENAGISYSFRDLWNRTLGLLSANLTHTGQYTCHVSLRTGGYPTVTASANITVYEKPTFINELRREILGDYGSTISIPCDAVGVPPPKVSWFRNAASVDHLLGIRYDMEEDGSLVIRKLTMEDSGMFQCLATNEAGESSVYTWLKAKKGSGTGRIGKRVARWAAGYNVVRVRQSDRQFKFFQYPDTSIPVMESPPRNVTVLDGKDASITCKAVAAPVPNVTWIYNDADTVEVAGRVQILENGDLLVAAVMPTDAGKYTCIRANEAGSVNGSAYLTVLVRTQIIQPPVDTSVLLGYTAELQCKVSSDPKVPYDIAWFHNKQVINTRASQRVKMRDDGALELAAVRASDVGEYMCSVVSPGGNDTRKARLSVIELPFAPINVQAVRMEEISPRTINVSWVPGFDGNSPTNKFIIQRREVPELGPIPDPLLNWVTEHSNVSASSRWVLLDSLKAAAAYQFRVSAVNSVGEGPPSDPSNVMVLPQEPPSGPPLGFVGSARSFSEIITQWQPPLEEHRNGHILGYILRYRLYGYNDSPWTNQNITNEAQRNYLITDLITWKDYIVQIAAYNDKGVGIFTDGVKIKTKEGVPEAPPTNLKARARNSTAVEVWWKPPNPQKINGINQGYKLQAWIGGNFTEENEYKSTTVPPSLFDPLAEQSATITGLKKYTLYNITVLCFTDPGDGERSAPVEIRTSEDVPGAIENLQFDEISDREVTVRWNPPHETNGILTGYQLKYMIKDLPESLRVENFTADVQSTKIQHLQATTHYKFEVTAWTSKGAGKSRIATIQSGVEPVLPEPPTKLALSNIDAFSVVLQFTPGFDGNSSITKWTVQAQTSRNMTWYTVYEVSDPDASTITVEGLTPFMQYKLRLIANNVVGMSGPSEPTKEFQTIQAPPSHPPRNVTVRAMSATELRVRWIPLQQIEWYGNPRGYNITYKELRTNKSKSISIEDHTANSYVLENMEEFALYEIVMKAYNDVGSSSPSPKAIERTRESVPSLGPISVEANATSSTTIVVKWGDIPIEHQNGQIEGFKVYYGASNRSPFQYKNIPTNATFTTTLTELRKFVQYHIQVLAYTRLGDGVLSLPPIRVQTFEDAPGAPSNVSFPDVSFSMARIIWDTPEDPNGEILAYKVMFHLNSSQDHQFSKEFPASDRTFRATGLKQEEYYMFSVTAQTRLGWGKTAYALVLTTNNRERPQPPSAPQVSRSQVQSRQITFSWTPGRDGFAPLRYYTVQKAENSGPFQTIPERVDPSVNSYTANNLKPFTQYQFRIQATNDIGPSTWSAESAQVQTLPTAPSRAVIGLKVVPITKSSVEVHWEPIEEIYWSGDHATGGYRVVYQPVSDFPTALEAAPKKNIPGIKNNMMVLSDLMEDKNYEIVVVPFNSEGEGPPCPPVTVYVGEAVPTGEPRELNAKALSSTEVHLSWKPPQLDMQNGDLLGYKIFYLVTDSPQEFEKPQEEEIEVVPASYLTHGLVFLDKYTEYRIQVLAFNPAGDGPRTPAITVRTKEDIPGPPNNLQFIDITMTSMRVTWDPPKMRNGQIVGYIVAYETAEQNDRFSKQVKQKVTETSLLVQPLEEEVTYTFTVRAQTIDFGPPISGNVTTGPQLGSPVAPSELAISKTVTSVDLQWTNGASGKGPLLGYYIETRRKAMEDWQHYDARWQTIVKSTNGPLTEYTISYQNLLPSTSYLFRVISYNRYGISYPAYSKDAVLTPSKLYFEYGYLQHRPFYRQTWFMVALAACSVVIIIMVIAILCVKSKSYKYKQEAQKTLEESMAMDVDDRQESDLELYRSRHAGGGAMNVASTCGTLGKRGTLARKSTHHPPPPTMLGKSPPRPSPASVAYHSDEESLKGYDENPDDSSVTEKPSEISSTDSQGSESENESVQSDPHSFVNHYANVNDSLRQSWKRQKPVRNYSSYTDSEPEGSAVVSLNGGQIIMNNMARSRAPLPGFSSFV from the exons aATCACTTCAAGAGCCACGCTTCATAACGCAACCGTCCAGCAGCGGCAGTATCCTCAGCGAGGGTCGAACGAAAATATTGCAATGTCAAGCGAGAG GATATCCACAGCCAAAGTATCGCTGGTTCAAAGACGGATTACCGCTGAACAACGAGCTCAGCTCCGAGCCCTACTATCGTATTCTGAATACTCGAAGAGAAGATGCAGGAACATATTATTGCGTGGCAAGCAACGAAGTTGGTTCTATATTCAGCGAACGGATAGCTTTTTCGGTTGCTT ATATGGAAGTCTTTGAAGATCTAACCGAGCGAGCGGTCCTAGTCGAATCGGGGGACGCAGCTGTTTTAAACTTGCCTGAAATTGAGAGTCATCCGATTCCCGAAGTTATCTGGCTAACTTCAAACGGACCGTTGGCTTACGACATCAAGTATGCCACCACGGCTAATCAGCACACCCTTCTCATTCTATCTGCTTCGGAAAGCGACATGGGATACTACAG AGCGAGGGCGATAAACACCCAACTCGGTAAGGAAGAAAACAGTCCCTTCTTCAAACTCCAGGTGACCGGAGATCCGAACAAAGAGATTGCACCCAATATCATTGTAAAGCCTCAAGACACCCAAATAGTTAAGGATCATCCAGTCACTTATCTGCATTGTATAGCAAATGCAAG GCCGTTACACGAGCTGGAAACACTTTGGTTCAAGGATGGTATACCGATCGAAAATGCCGGTATATCTTACAGCTTCAGGGATCTATGGAACCGAACACTTGGTCTGCTTTCTGCAAATTTGACCCACACTGGCCAATACACTTGCCACGTAAGCCTGAGGACCGGAGGCTATCCGACTGTCACTGCAAGCGCTAATATCACCGTTTACG AAAAACCTACTTTTATTAACGAATTGAGAAGAGAAATTCTTGGAGATTATGGTTCGACGATATCTATACCATGCGACGCGGTTGGCGTACCACCCCCAAAGGTTAGCTGGTTCAGAAATGCGGCTTCTGTAGATCATCTGTTGGGGATAAG GTATGATATGGAGGAGGATGGCTCTCTCGTTATCCGTAAATTGACCATGGAGGACTCTGGCATGTTCCAATGCCTTGCGACCAATGAAGCCGGGGAGTCATCTGTTTATACGTGGCTGAAGGCCAAAA AGGGATCAGGGACAGGAAGAATTGGAAAACGAGTCGCTCGCTGGGCAGCCGGCTATAATGTAGTGAGAGTTCGTCAGTCTGATCGACAGTTTAAGTTCTTTCAATATCCAGACA CATCGATACCAGTTATGGAATCGCCACCTCGAAACGTAACTGTCTTGGACGGCAAAGATGCTTCGATAACGTGCAAAGCTGTCGCTGCGCCAGTGCCAAACGTCACATGGATTTATAATG ACGCAGATACCGTAGAAGTTGCCGGCAGAGTTCAAATTCTAGAGAACGGAGATCTGCTGGTAGCAGCTGTAATGCCAACTGACGCTGGAAAGTACACGTGTATCAGGGCAAACGAAGCAGGGTCTGTAAATGGATCGGCTTATCTCACGGTATTAG TGAGAACACAAATTATTCAGCCACCGGTCGACACGTCGGTTCTACTCGGTTACACTGCCGAGCTGCAATGTAAAGTTTCCAGCGATCCAAAAGTGCCGTACGATATCGCATGGTTTCATAACAAACA GGTTATAAATACAAGAGCAAGCCAAAGAGTGAAAATGCGAGATGACGGGGCCTTGGAGCTTGCTGCGGTGAGGGCCTCGGACGTGGGAGAGTACATGTGTTCTGTAGTATCGCCTGGGGGAAACGACACAAGGAAAGCCCGTCTTAGCGTTATAGAATTACCTTTTGCGCCTATAAATGTCCAGGCGGTGAGAATGGAGGAGATATCGCCACGAACGATAAACGTTAGCTGGGTGCCTGGATTTGATGGAAACAGTCCGACGAACAAATTCATAATACAAAGACGAGAAGTGCCTGAATTAG GCCCGATACCGGACCCGCTCTTAAACTGGGTTACCGAACATAGTAACGTATCGGCTAGTAGTCGTTGGGTTCTCTTAGACAGCTTGAAAGCAGCAGCTGCATATCAGTTCCGGGTTAGCGCAGTAAATAGTGTTGGAGAGGGCCCTCCGTCAGATCCTAGCAACGTCATGGTGCTTCCGCAAGAAC CACCGTCCGGCCCGCCTCTTGGATTCGTCGGATCGGCGAGATCGTTTTCGGAAATAATAACTCAATGGCAGCCCCCGCTGGAGGAGCATCGTAACGGTCATATTTTGGGATATATTTTGCGATACCGATTGTACGGCTACAATGACAGTCCTTGGACTAATCAGAACATCACAAATGAGGCGCAGAGAAATTACTTGATAACGGATTTGATAACGTGGAAAGACTATATAGTTCAAATTGCAGCGTACAATGACAAAGGCGTTGGGATATTCACCGATGGTGTGAAGATTAAAACTAAGGAAGGCG TTCCTGAAGCCCCACCAACGAATCTGAAAGCCAGGGCGAGAAATTCTACAGCGGTAGAAGTATGGTGGAAGCCTCCGAATCCCCAGAAGATAAACGGCATAAATCAAGGCTACAAACTACAGGCTTGGATCGGTGGTAATTTTACCGAAGAAAATGAGTATAAGTCTACGACCGTTCCACCGAGCTTATTTGACCCTTTGGCTGAGCAGAGTGCCACGATTACAGGgctgaaaaaatacacattgTACAATATTACTGTCTTATGCTTTACTGATCCTGGAGACGGGGAGCGAAGCGCACCCGTTGAAATACGTACGAGTGAAGATG TTCCTGGTGCCattgaaaatcttcaatttGACGAAATCAGCGACCGGGAGGTGACGGTGCGATGGAACCCGCCGCATGAAACTAATGGAATACTTACTGGTTATCAGTTGAAATACATGATAAAGGATTTACCAGAATCATTGCGGGTCGAAAATTTCACGGCAGACGTACAATcgacaaaaattcaacatctACAG GCAACTACACATTATAAATTTGAGGTAACTGCTTGGACGTCAAAAGGTGCAGGTAAATCAAGAATTGCAACGATCCAATCAGGCGTTGAGCCAGTGCTGCCAGAACCTCCAACCAAATTGGCTCTTTCAAACATTGACGCCTTCTCGGTAGTTCTTCAATTCACCCCAGGATTTGACGGCAACTCATCGATCACAAagtggactgtacag GCACAAACGTCGCGAAATATGACATGGTACACTGTCTATGAGGTATCTGATCCCGACGCAAGTACGATCACCGTTGAAGGATTAACCCCGTTTATGCAGTACAAGTTGAGACTAATCGCCAACAACGTTGTCGGTATGTCTGGCCCGTCCGAACCAACGAAAGAATTCCAGACAATCCAGGCGCCTCCTTCGCATCCCCCTCGAAACGTCACCGTCAGAGCTATGAGTGCGACCGAATTACGCGTCAGATGGATC CCACTGCAGCAAATAGAATGGTATGGAAATCCTAGAGGGTATAACATTACCTACAAAGAGCTGAGGACGAACAAGTCTAAGAGCATATCTATTGAAGACCACACAGCAAATTCCTACGTACTGGAGAATATGGAAGAATTTGCGCTATACGAAATTGTTATGAAAGCTTATAACGATGTTGGTTCGTCTTCTCCTAGTCCTAAGGCTATCGAGAGAACACGTGAATCGG TCCCGTCTCTTGGGCCAATCAGTGTTGAAGCAAATGCAACCTCTTCCACAACTATTGTTGTAAAATGGGGTGACATTCCCATTGAGCATCAAAATGGGCAGATTGAAGGCTTCAAAGTTTACTATGGCGCCAGTAATCGGTCACCATttcagtataaaaatattccgaccAATGCCACATTCACAACTACTCTGACCGAACTACGAAAGTTTGTTCAATACCACATTCAAGTTCTCGCTTATACCAGGCTTGGTGACGGCGTCTTGAGCCTACCACCGATCAGAGTGCAGACCTTCGAAGATG CACCCGGGGCTCCGTCGAATGTATCTTTCCCGGACGTCAGCTTCTCAATGGCTCGTATAATCTGGGATACTCCTGAAGACCCTAACGGTGAAATTCTGGCGTACAAAGTCATGTTTCACCTAAACAGTAGTCAGGATcatcaattttcgaaagaatttcCAGCATCTGATAGAACCTTTAG gGCAACGGGATTAAAACAGGAAGAATATTACATGTTCTCTGTGACTGCCCAGACGAGATTAGGATGGGGAAAAACTGCGTATGCACTTGTATTGACTACTAATAACAGAGAACGACCTCAGCCACCGTCCGCTCCTCAAGTCAGCAGGTCTCAGGTGCAGAGTCGTCAAATCACATTCAGTTGGACTCCCGGGCGTGACGGATTTGCTCCGTTAAG ATATTACACAGTGCAAAAGGCTGAGAACTCTGGACCTTTTCAAACGATACCAGAAAGAGTGGATCCTTCGGTTAATTCGTACACTGCAAACAATCTCAAGCCATTCACACAGTATCAGTTTCGTATTCAAGCAACAAACGACATTGGTCCTTCAACATGGAGTGCCGAATCTGCTCAAGTTCAAACTTTGCCGACAG CCCCGTCACGCGCAGTAATAGGGTTGAAAGTGGTGCCTATAACAAAATCGAGTGTAGAAGTTCACTGGGAACCCATAGAAGAAATTTACTGGAGTGGAGATCACGCTACAGGTGGTTATCGAGTCGTGTATCAACCAGTGTCCGATTTTCCGACCGCTCTTGAAGCTGCgccaaagaaaaatattccagGAATCAAG AACAATATGATGGTTTTAAGTGATCTAatggaagataaaaattacgaaatagtCGTTGTGCCATTCAACTCAGAAGGTGAAGGTCCTCCTTGTCCGCCAGTTACGGTATACGTAGGCGAGGCTGTTCCTACGGGAGAACCTCGGGAGCTCAATGCGAAGGCTCTATCGTCTACCGAAGTACATTTAAGTTGGAAACCGCCTCAGCTCGATATGCAAAACGGTGACCTCCTAGGTTACAAG ATATTTTACCTAGTCACGGATTCGCCGCAGGAATTTGAGAAGCCACAAGAGGAAGAAATCGAAGTTGTACCTGCGTCATATCTTACTCATGGTCTTGTTTTTCTTGACAAATACACTGAATATCGCATACAGGTTTTAGCCTTCAATCCAGCTGGAGACGGACCTCGAACACCGGCTATCACAGTCAGGACTAAGGAA gaTATTCCAGGGCCACcaaataatttgcaatttattgACATAACTATGACAAGTATGCGCGTCACCTGGGATCCACCAAAGATGCGTAACGGCCAGATCGTTGGATACATTGTGGCGTACGAGACTGCAGAACAAAACGATC GGTTTAGCAAACAAGTTAAACAAAAAGTAACTGAAACAAGCCTGCTTGTCCAACCACTGGAGGAAGAAGTTACATACACGTTCACAGTCCGAGCTCAAACAATTGATTTTGGACCACCAATTTCTGGCAACGTTACAACCGGACCACAGCTTGGATCACCTGTAGCACCAAGCGAGCTTGCCATTTCGAAAACTGTAACCAGTGTCGACCTGCAGTGGACCAACGGTGCATCTGGAAAAGGGCCTTTACTAGGTTATTACATTGAAACTAGACGCAAAG CTATGGAAGATTGGCAGCATT ATGATGCCCGCTGGCAAACGATAGTGAAGAGCACCAATGGTCCACTTACAGAATATACAATATCCTACCAGAATCTTCTACCATCTACCTCATATTTATTCAGAGTGATATCATACAATCGGTATGGTATCAGCTATCCAGCATATTCAAAGGATGCG GTTTTAACTCCTTCAAAGTTATACTTTGAATATGGATATCTTCAACACCGACCATTTTATCGACAAACCTGGTTTATGGTAGCTCTGGCTGCATGCTCAGTTGTTATAATAATCATGGTAATAGCAATACTGTGCGTTAAGAGTAAGAGCTATAAATACAAAC aagaaGCCCAAAAAACTCTGGAGGAATCGATGGCCATGGACGTAGATGATCGGCAGGAATCTGATTTAGAATTGTACAGATCGCGACATGCTGGTGGAGGAGCGATGAACGTGGCGAGCACATGTGGCACATTGGGCAAGCGAGGCACCTTGGCTCGTAAATCCACGCATCATCCCCCGCCTCCGACAATGCTGGGTAAATCTCCGCCTCGACCTTCTCCAGCATCTGTGGCTTATCACAGTGACGAGGAGAGTTTGAAGGGTTACGATGAAAACCCTGATGACAGTAGCGTAACGGAAAAACCGTCTGAGATCAGTTCTACGGATTCACAG GGATCCGAAAGTGAAAATGAGAGTGTCCAATCGGATCCTCACTCCTTTGTCAATCACTATGCTAATGTCAACGACTCGTTGAGACAGTCATGGAAACGACAAAAACCGGTTAGAAATTACTCCTCCTATACAGATTCTGAGCCAGAAGGAAGCGCGGTGGTCAGTCTGAACGGAGGACAGATCATAATGAATAACATGGCAAGGTCGAGGGCTCCTTTGCCTGGTTTTTCATCGTTTGTATGA